A region of Necator americanus strain Aroian chromosome I, whole genome shotgun sequence DNA encodes the following proteins:
- a CDS encoding hypothetical protein (NECATOR_CHRI.G250.T1), with protein sequence MTTTVRRERRPASISENVADLHLAKRSRKSEGIEMDFEEGEAEQMLEGCSNGDSGYRYLEHPADVQVHAWGPDLAKAVAQAVTAMYGYMTELNKVDEQFTMFYSAKASDLQGLVHAIMEEALCGFQSEPFFVGKAVVVDKLDLEKFTADFQVAGECFDLAKHTQLTDVKAVTYSNMQIHQKDDHCDIFVILDI encoded by the coding sequence ATGACCACTACAGTGCGGAGAGAACGGAGACCAGCATCAATATCAGAAAACGTAGCAGACCTCCACTTAGCGAAACGCTCCCGAAAATCGGAAGGCATCGAAATGGACTTTGAGGAAGGCGAAGCTGAGCAAATGCTCGAAGGTTGCAGCAATGGCGACTCAGGTTATCGTTATTTAGAGCATCCAGCGGACGTGCAGGTGCATGCTTGGGGTCCTGACCTTGCTAAAGCTGTCGCGCAGGCAGTGACAGCAATGTACGGCTACATGACGGAGTTGAACAAGGTCGATGAGCAGTTTACAATGTTTTATTCAGCTAAGGCTAGTGACCTGCAAGGCTTGGTACATGCGATCATGGAAGAAGCCCTTTGTGGATTCCAATCGGAGCCGTTCTTTGTCGGCAAGGCAGTTGTTGTCGACAAGCTGGATCTAGAAAAGTTCACAGCTGATTTCCAAGTGGCTGGGGAATGTTTTGATCTGGCGAAACACACCCAACTGACTGATGTCAAGGCAGTTACTTATTCCAACATGCAAATACACCAAAAGGATGATCACTgtgatatttttgttattctggATATATAG
- a CDS encoding hypothetical protein (NECATOR_CHRI.G252.T1), protein MSFNGNYNGGYQPYGSAPPHVTPAYVHQPPVHAPPVVVVDHHHHGHHHHHHHSILHDLFHHHHHHHGHHHHHHC, encoded by the exons ATGTCCTTCAACGGAAACTAT AACGGCGGTTATCAGCCTTATGGAAGCGCTCCACCTCATGTGACTCCAGCTTACGTTCATCAACCGCCAGTCCATGCCCCACCG GTGGTTGTCGTAGATCACCATCACCACGGGCACcaccatcatcatcatcacagCATTCTCCACGATCTTTTCCATCATCATCACCATCACCACggacatcatcatcatcaccatTGCTGA
- a CDS encoding hypothetical protein (NECATOR_CHRI.G250.T2) produces the protein MLEGCSNGDSGYRYLEHPADVQVHAWGPDLAKAVAQAVTAMYGYMTELNKVDEQFTMFYSAKASDLQGLVHAIMEEALCGFQSEPFFVGKAVVVDKLDLEKFTADFQVAGECFDLAKHTQLTDVKAVTYSNMQIHQKDDHCDIFVILDI, from the coding sequence ATGCTCGAAGGTTGCAGCAATGGCGACTCAGGTTATCGTTATTTAGAGCATCCAGCGGACGTGCAGGTGCATGCTTGGGGTCCTGACCTTGCTAAAGCTGTCGCGCAGGCAGTGACAGCAATGTACGGCTACATGACGGAGTTGAACAAGGTCGATGAGCAGTTTACAATGTTTTATTCAGCTAAGGCTAGTGACCTGCAAGGCTTGGTACATGCGATCATGGAAGAAGCCCTTTGTGGATTCCAATCGGAGCCGTTCTTTGTCGGCAAGGCAGTTGTTGTCGACAAGCTGGATCTAGAAAAGTTCACAGCTGATTTCCAAGTGGCTGGGGAATGTTTTGATCTGGCGAAACACACCCAACTGACTGATGTCAAGGCAGTTACTTATTCCAACATGCAAATACACCAAAAGGATGATCACTgtgatatttttgttattctggATATATAG
- a CDS encoding hypothetical protein (NECATOR_CHRI.G255.T2), with protein MIVSDLDKDDRLTNVVHEQLLRRLIGWVEVPFSTVYGKGKVDGWLRIHRPLFFTGYSMPDRPSYLKVLIAFDPPMVPPRIQPPRRAESVENDRILAQCQAWSKACSAVHDSRRYTALVTDINGKTVLACRFLAPVLPPPSVPQPGANPRGSVDVAVRLVSQIPFVTDPALFPGSTDLWTTNEKFLSLGCGDEEEHAVLLCCWLLSLQIPSCLVLGFALPEGSKAAYVFINLPDGLYLVNPCDGSVYGSTDAMCPLVSVGTVITSKNVYGNIQSHSHPSQLQFDLKKSSDWKPLFDRESDEIQSIQASSLSYAEVSEDALVELRSSIEREIKLRFDEARKYGIPQWNLMASRLLREILQDDQGSLDARLARLRDSYTVTVTAITIPYRNVQECAAAVLRCGLHSTTSTSSQFALAVHLQPVFGHVLGCSIAIALLTLRM; from the exons ATG ATCGTCTCCGATCTCGACAAAGATGATCGGCTAACAAATGTTGTACATGAGCAACTTCTTCGTCGTCTTATCGGTTGGGTCGAAGTACCATTTTCTACCGTatatggaaaaggaaaagtggaTGGATGGTTACGGATTCATCGACCGCTGTTCTTTACTGGATACAG TATGCCCGATCGTCCATCGTATCTCAAAGTGTTGATTGCATTCGACCCaccgatggtcccaccacgaatCCAACCACCACGTCGTGCGGAATCGGTCGAAAACGATAGG ATTTTGGCTCAGTGCCAAGCATGGTCGAAAGCTTGTAGTGCTGTTCACGATTCTCGTCGATACACTGCACTCGTCACCGATATCAACGGGAAAACTGTGCTCGCTTGCAG GTTCCTTGCTCCGGTACTACCGCCACCGTCAGTGCCGCAGCCTGGCGCGAATCCACGGGGTTCAGTGGATGTGGCCGTGAGACTTGTCAGCCAAATACCGTTCGTCACCGATCCGGCACTGTTCCCAGGATCAACCGACCTTTGGACAACAAATGAAAAG TTTTTATCCCTCGGTTGCGGTGACGAGGAGGAACATGCGGTGCTGCTGTGTTGTTGGCTACTTTCACTACAAATCCCGAGCTGTCTAGTGCTAG gATTCGCCCTCCCAGAAGGTTCTAAAGCTGCTTATGTGTTTATCAATCTTCCGGATGGTTTGTATTTAGTGAATCCATGCGATG GATCTGTCTACGGATCAACGGATGCAATGTGTCCGTTGGTTTCCGTAGGGACAGTGATCACATCGAAAAACGTGTACGGTAACATACAGTCACACAGTCATCCAAGTCAACTTCAGTTCGATTTAAAA AAGTCCAGCGACTGGAAGCCTTTGTTTGATCGCGAATCGGACGAAATCCAATCGATACAGGCATCATCTCTATCGTATGCAGAG GTTTCGGAAGATGCGTTAGTGGAATTACGATCATCGATCGAACGAGAGATCAAACTACGTTTCGATGAGGCAAGAAAATACGGGATTCCACAATGGAATCTAATGGCATCCAG GCTCCTCCGGGAAATCCTCCAAGATGACCAAGGATCGCTGGATGCACGTCTTGCACGTCTACGAGACAGTTATACGGTGACCGTAACTGCAATAACTATACCCTACAGAAATGTACAG GAGTGTGCAGCAGCGGTGCTTCGTTGTGGATTGCACAGCACGACGTCGACATCGTCACAATTTGCCTTAGCCGTTCATCTTCAGCCCGTATTTGGACACGTGCTCGGTTGCAGCATAGCGATCGCTTTGCTCACACTTCGAATGTGA
- a CDS encoding hypothetical protein (NECATOR_CHRI.G254.T1) has translation MSFNGNQYGVYQPYGIGTHVAPGHQPPVYAPPVIIVDHHHHHRRRHRHLRRIIHGIFHRYHHHCGHHHC, from the exons ATGTCTTTCAACGGAAATCAG TATGGTGTTTATCAACCTTATGGAATCGGAACACATGTAGCACCAGGTCATCAACCACCAGTTTATGCTCCACCC GTGATCATCGTagatcatcatcatcaccatAGACGTCGTCACCGCCACCTTCGACGCATCATCCATGGAATCTTTCATCGTTACCATCATCACTGTGGTCATCACCATTgttaa
- a CDS encoding hypothetical protein (NECATOR_CHRI.G251.T1), with translation MGVDVQKKVLKRKLEKMKATQAKMRKKELAAREAAKDMEVKEEVEDEEDDDDEPKANTQNGEANESTQSPARAEEVSSFLSEKTFDGLKGKVNDKLLEAIRKMGFTTMTEIQAKSIEPLLEGRDVLASAKTGSGKTLAFLIPAIELLLKLEWKQYNGTGVIIVSPTRELSMQTYGVLTELLEGTPLSHGLVMGGSNRSAEQDKLAKGISVLVATPGRLLDHLQNTDPFVVKNLKCLIIDEADRILDIGFEIEMQQILRHLPKKRQTMLFSATHTPKVDELVKLSLHSNPVKVSVSEKSEVATVEGLQQGYVVCPSEKRFLMLFTFLKKNKNKKVMVFFSSCNSVKYHHELLNYIDIPCMSIHGKQKQAKRTSTFFQFCQAETGILLCTDVAARGLDIPAVDWIVQYDPPDEPREYIHRVGRTARGKDGRGNALLVLRPEELGFLRYLRAAKVVLNEFEFSWSKIANIQSQLENLIDKNYYLNKSAKEAYKCYVRAYDSHSLKDIFDVNNLDLIAVCKSFGFSVPPFVDLPISHKPKVQIRSKLSGAGYRKRPKAFTFKQKPKK, from the exons ATGGGTGTGGACGTTCAGAAGAAAGTGCTCAAGAGGAAGCTCGAGAAAATGAAGGCCACTCAg GCCAAGATGAGGAAAAAGGAGCTGGCGGCTCGAGAAGCAGCAAAAGACATGGaagtaaaagaagaagttGAGGATGAAgaggatgatgatgatgagccTAAAGCAAATACACAG AATGGAGAAGCTAATGAGTCAACTCAATCGCCTGCTCGTGCAGAAGAGGTTTCCTCATTTTTATCTGAGAAAACATTTGATGGATTAAAAGGCAAGGTCAACGATAAATTGCTAGAAGCGATTCGAAAAATGGGCTTCACTACCATGACCGAGATTCAAGCGAAAAGCATCGAACCGCTCCTTGAG GGCCGCGATGTACTGGCTTCAGCGAAAACAGGTTCCGGAAAGACACTGGCGTTCCTAATTCCTGCTATTGAGCTGTTATTAAAGCTAGAATGGAAGCAGTATAATGGAACGGGTGTAATAATTGTATCACCTACAAGGGAGCTGTCGATGCAGACGTATGGAGTGCTTACAGAACTTTTGGAAG GGACTCCACTAAGCCATGGTCTGGTTATGGGAGGCTCAAATCGAAGCGCTGAGCAGGACAAATTAGCTAAA GGTATATCAGTGCTGGTCGCGACACCAGGTCGACTACTGGATCATTTGCAAAATACGGACCCATTTGTAGTGAAAAACCTGAAATGTCTTATAATTGACGAAGCAGACAGGATTCTAGACATTGGATTTGAGATTGAAATGCAGCAG ATTCTTCGCCATCTTCCAAAGAAACGACAGACCATGCTCTTCTCGGCAACTCACACACCAAAG GTGGATGAACTCGTAAAACTTTCATTACACTCAAATCCAGTGAAAGTGTCAGTTTCGGAGAAGAGTGAAGTTGCTACGGTAGAAGGGCTTCAGCAG GGTTATGTTGTTTGTCCATCTGAAAAGCGATTCTTAATGTTGTTCacctttttgaagaagaacaagaacaaaaag GTAATggtgtttttctcttcatgcAATTCCGTGAAATACCACCATGAATTGTTAAATTATATAGACATTCCCTGCATGTCAATACAT ggcAAGCAAAAACAAGCCAAGCGAACCTCTACCTTTTTCCAATTCTGCCAGGCAGAGACTGGAATCTTATTATGTACTGATGTAGCGGCTAG AGGTCTCGACATACCTGCTGTTGACTGGATCGTCCAATACGATCCACCGGATGAACCACGAGAGTACATTCATCGTGTTGGTCGTACCGCAAGAGGAAAGGATGGCCG TGGTAATGCGTTACTAGTGCTTCGTCCTGAGGAGTTAGGATTTCTGCGGTACTTACGAGCAGCGAAAGTGGTCCTGAATGAATTCGAATTTTCATGGTCAAAG ATCGCCAACATACAATCCCAATTAGAGAACTTGATCGACAAGAATTACTATCTGAACAAATCAGCAAAGGAGGCGTACAAATGCTACGTTAGGGCGTATGACTCGCATTCGTTGAAG GATATTTTTGATGTGAACAATCTGGATTTGATAGCAGTATGCAAGTCGTTCGGGTTCTCCGTGCCGCCCTTCGTGGATCTGCCGATATCTCACAAGCCAAAG GTGCAAATAAGGTCCAAATTGTCAGGAGCTGGATACCGAAAACGACCAAAAGCGTTCACTTTCAagcaaaaaccgaaaaaataa
- a CDS encoding hypothetical protein (NECATOR_CHRI.G255.T1): protein MPDRPSYLKVLIAFDPPMVPPRIQPPRRAESVENDRILAQCQAWSKACSAVHDSRRYTALVTDINGKTVLACRFLAPVLPPPSVPQPGANPRGSVDVAVRLVSQIPFVTDPALFPGSTDLWTTNEKFLSLGCGDEEEHAVLLCCWLLSLQIPSCLVLGFALPEGSKAAYVFINLPDGLYLVNPCDGSVYGSTDAMCPLVSVGTVITSKNVYGNIQSHSHPSQLQFDLKKSSDWKPLFDRESDEIQSIQASSLSYAEVSEDALVELRSSIEREIKLRFDEARKYGIPQWNLMASRLLREILQDDQGSLDARLARLRDSYTVTVTAITIPYRNVQECAAAVLRCGLHSTTSTSSQFALAVHLQPVFGHVLGCSIAIALLTLRM, encoded by the exons ATGCCCGATCGTCCATCGTATCTCAAAGTGTTGATTGCATTCGACCCaccgatggtcccaccacgaatCCAACCACCACGTCGTGCGGAATCGGTCGAAAACGATAGG ATTTTGGCTCAGTGCCAAGCATGGTCGAAAGCTTGTAGTGCTGTTCACGATTCTCGTCGATACACTGCACTCGTCACCGATATCAACGGGAAAACTGTGCTCGCTTGCAG GTTCCTTGCTCCGGTACTACCGCCACCGTCAGTGCCGCAGCCTGGCGCGAATCCACGGGGTTCAGTGGATGTGGCCGTGAGACTTGTCAGCCAAATACCGTTCGTCACCGATCCGGCACTGTTCCCAGGATCAACCGACCTTTGGACAACAAATGAAAAG TTTTTATCCCTCGGTTGCGGTGACGAGGAGGAACATGCGGTGCTGCTGTGTTGTTGGCTACTTTCACTACAAATCCCGAGCTGTCTAGTGCTAG gATTCGCCCTCCCAGAAGGTTCTAAAGCTGCTTATGTGTTTATCAATCTTCCGGATGGTTTGTATTTAGTGAATCCATGCGATG GATCTGTCTACGGATCAACGGATGCAATGTGTCCGTTGGTTTCCGTAGGGACAGTGATCACATCGAAAAACGTGTACGGTAACATACAGTCACACAGTCATCCAAGTCAACTTCAGTTCGATTTAAAA AAGTCCAGCGACTGGAAGCCTTTGTTTGATCGCGAATCGGACGAAATCCAATCGATACAGGCATCATCTCTATCGTATGCAGAG GTTTCGGAAGATGCGTTAGTGGAATTACGATCATCGATCGAACGAGAGATCAAACTACGTTTCGATGAGGCAAGAAAATACGGGATTCCACAATGGAATCTAATGGCATCCAG GCTCCTCCGGGAAATCCTCCAAGATGACCAAGGATCGCTGGATGCACGTCTTGCACGTCTACGAGACAGTTATACGGTGACCGTAACTGCAATAACTATACCCTACAGAAATGTACAG GAGTGTGCAGCAGCGGTGCTTCGTTGTGGATTGCACAGCACGACGTCGACATCGTCACAATTTGCCTTAGCCGTTCATCTTCAGCCCGTATTTGGACACGTGCTCGGTTGCAGCATAGCGATCGCTTTGCTCACACTTCGAATGTGA
- a CDS encoding hypothetical protein (NECATOR_CHRI.G253.T1): MVMMMMSVVMVMMMEKIVENAVMMMMVVPVVMVIYDNHLNRLTADVLSGADDVIVLEERDLVRHSMSHKKRQLMLAERQGNMR; encoded by the exons atggtgatgatgatgatgtccGTGGTGATGGTGATGATGATGGAAAAGATCGTGGAGAATGctgtgatgatgatgatggtgGTGCCCGTGGTGATGGTGATCTACGACAACCACCTGAACAg GCTAACCGCGGACGTCTTATCAGGAGCCGATGACGTCATCGTGTTGGAAGAACGTGATCTCGTTAGACACTCAATGAGTCACAAGAAAAG ACAACTGATGTTGGCGGAGAGACAGGGAAACATGCGATGA